The Fusarium oxysporum f. sp. lycopersici 4287 supercont2.34 genomic scaffold, whole genome shotgun sequence genome contains the following window.
CGTTTTCAATTCTTGTCTTGGTCGCCGGCTTGTGTCTCGCCATTCGCATCGGCTTTGAAATCGAGCGGAGTTTCCTGGCTCGACGAGGACACTGTACCATCAGAGGCAGATCCCTTTAGCCGTCGGAGGTTTCCATGAAGCTCGAGATTCTTGCGTTCCAACTCAGCACGCTCTTGCTCCAGTAATTGTATATGCTTGCGAGCCATTTCCAGAACTTCACCCTTGCTCACACGGCGGTCCGCGTCATTCCCCTCCGAGTCGTCAGTATCGCCATTTCCGTTGTTCGCCGCGCGAAGTTGTTCTGGTAGGACGCTGAGAAGGGATTCGAATTGGGCATTGAGACGATTTCGATACTGCTTCTCGACAAGATTGTGGGACGCGCGCGTTCGGCGTTCCTTGGGGGTATCGTTTGGCCGGGAATGACTGTTTTTCGAAGTATGAGACGCGCTTCTGAGCTTTGCTTGACGGCTAGAAGCTGTTGATGCTGCAGAAGCCATCGGCGTGGATCCAGACCCAATGCTGGCGCGGCTGTCCTGCGGCGTGAAGCTGGGACTGGCAGCGTCCGATACCGAGGGAGCGCCACCAGTATTAGCAAGGGATGTTTCGGAAGACTTTCTATTATCTCTTTTCTGTCGTCGAGATCGGGCGGTTCGCTTTTGTCGTGAGCTCGAGGTATGGTCATCTTCTTGTGCTCCGTCTGGGCCCGGCTCTGCCCAGGGCTTGCTCGCTACTGTCCCTAGAGAAAATTCGTCTGATTGTTGTCGGTAGGCTGTTGTTCGGTTATAATCGGAGGCAGTTTGAACATTTTGAGACAGGTCTGACGTGGGAAGACCACCATATGTTGGTTGATCTAGACTGAGGTCCCAAGGAATGGGCTCCATGATATCCATTGACGTATCCGCTACATCCATTGGGTTTAGTNNNNNNNNNNNNNNNNNNNNNNNNNNNNNNNNNNNNNNNNNNNNNNNNNNNNNNNNNNNNNNNNNNNNNNNNNNNNNNNNNNNNNNNNNNNNNNNNNNNNNNNNNNNNNNNNNNNNNNNNNNNNNNNNNNNNNNNNNNNNNNNNNNNNNNNNNNNNNNNNNNNNNNNNNNNNNNNNNNNNNNNNNNNNNNNNNNNNNNNNNNNNNNNNNNNNNNNNNNNNNNNNNNNNNNNNNNNNNNNNNNNNNNNNNNNNNNNNNNNNNNNNNNNNNNNNNNNNNNNNNNNNNNNNNNNNNNNNNNNNNNNNNNNNNNNNNNNNNNNNNNNNNNNNNNNNNNNNNNNTCGGATCTGGGAATGGGTTGATCCCACACAGGTGGAAATTGACCGATTTCTGACGCCACAGCCTAACAAACGATGAGTATGTTCTTCAAGTTGGAATATGACAATGCCCCACGGTTTGTTCCAGCGATCTGGATACTTAATGATGTGCCGCGGAAACTTACGCAAGAGCGCCACAGGGATGCCGGCTTTTGGGGGAATGTGGAGCAGGATGCTGGGGAGAAGGATGTGTTTGGGTAGGCTGATTTGCACGGAGTAGCTAGGGATAGACCCCGAGTGGATTCAGTGACAGAGGATCCCCGGTACTTACATTTTCACTTGTGCGACATGACAGAACCAGGTCAAAAGGACATATCGTAGCGTCCATTTTCGTGCGGGAGATAAGGTTAGTGTGACCTCAATAGTGATTTTTGCGCTGTCTAGAGAATGGATTACGTGTGAGATGGCCTGATGGGCGAGAACTATGATTCTTCAGGGACTTGATATAACCTTTGAGTTGAAGTATTTCTGGATGCCGGGAATAACACTATCCGGCAGCAACTTAGTCCTTGGTGAAAGTATGGGCTGATTAGAACGGCGATTGCCGAGTCACGGGGAAGGCCCATGGGCGGCCCAGGACGGGATGCTACCCTGTCCTACCCCACTCCGATGTATTCGCAGGGGTTCCGAATCGCACGATCGAACGATGGGCTCAAGTTCTGGACCTTTTCAGCCACGCTTGTTTCAGCCAATCATCAGCATCTTATTGATGCTGATCCATAGTTTTTTGTCCAAGGGTCTGAGCCGGTACTTGTGTACGTCATACGATACATATGACGAATGGGTTACAGGGGGGGTTGAATCCCGCCTCTAGGTCTAGACTGGGGCAGTTGGCAAGGGAAACCCTGCAGGGACTAAGCTACAGACTTTGTATCTACTATGTACTGTAGGATTTACCAGCAATTCGGCGATAAGGCTTTAAGGGGCGTGCGGGGTTTGGGGTCTAGATTGCGGACGACCTCCATGGCGAATTATAGGGCGAGATGGAAGCCATGTGGCATCGGCCATTACACTCTACTATCAATGCTAACAAAAAGTGGGCGGTCAAGGCTTCAGGTATGGTGACATTTGTGGAGAAAAATATACAGATCGAAATATGCATATGCAATTGATCTTATCTCACCTTGTTTTATCCACAGCTCCGGGCGTCCTCTACTTGATTTGAACTTCGTACTGAGCCATGGCTGCGAGAATGATAGCTAGTGCTCACCTATTAAAGGTCCCACAACTGATGCAACGGAAGTGCCCGTCTTCCATCACGCCACCACGCGACAGTACGAGTTACCTCGTGGCTGTGATAGCTAAAAGTGACATGATGCGGGGTCTCGACCGGTGCAAGCATCAGGGGAGAATAAATCATGCATGCGTGTATGTTTTCTTAAACGACCGATGCCCTGGCGTGCGCCCATGGCTTTCTCCCTGGCGAATGTACACCGAGAGAAGAGATGCATAGAAAACTTTCGATGTTTTAGCGTACCTCCACATTTGTGTCACCAATTGCTATCTTGCACCGCTTcccctcagcctcatcaTATTCTAAGAACCAAAAAGTTTAACCTCTTTACAGCTAATATTGCTATAATTGAGCGCTTGGCACCATTTGATTCTGCAGCTGTCGCATTCCCACCGTCGGTCACGTCGGCACCACTCAGCGATACTATTCCAGCCTTCACACCGTTCCCACTTTGAGCGCTTACCCACATCTCCCTGTACTTGATCCAAAAATGCCATATAC
Protein-coding sequences here:
- a CDS encoding uncharacterized protein (At least one base has a quality score < 10), whose translation is MDVADTSMDIMEPIPWDLSLDQPTYGGLPTSDLSQNVQTASDYNRTTAYRQQSDEFSLGTVASKPWAEPGPDGAQEDDHTSSSRQKRTARSRRQKRDNRKSSETSLANTGGAPSVSDAASPSFTPQDSRASIGSGSTPMASAASTASSRQAKLRSASHTSKNSHSRPNDTPKERRTRASHNLVEKQYRNRLNAQFESLLSVLPEQLRAANNGNGDTDDSEGNDADRRVSKGEVLEMARKHIQLLEQERAELERKNLELHGNLRRLKGSASDGTVSSSSQETPLDFKADANGETQAGDQDKN